In one window of Egicoccus sp. AB-alg2 DNA:
- a CDS encoding PAS domain S-box protein — protein MARFDGPEATPGNPPDVLDREHPLADPEAIQALLARLPDVAVLAYDRDLRFTAAGGPGLEAQGWDPAELLGRRLEELVSPNDELAVRYRAALAGETQSFHYHGVRRPERTNAVDIVPLRGAGGEVIGGLVVARDVTDELERMAALTRSEQRLRQLTETAGDMLALYDLDGIYLEVSPASEELFGWRPEQLVGTPSYDLFHPDDVAAIRAVHDAVLAGPRGGTATYRLRCADGSYRWVEVRGRTVPDPQTGEPAAIQCTTRDISDRREAEDRLQESEARFRAALANAPIGMALVGLDGRFLEVNDALCRIVGRGTEELLATDFQSITHPDDLEADLSLLEEVIAGRRLDYEMEKRYLRGDGTYVPCELHVAVIRSPDGRPTHVIGQVVDISERKAVESQLRDLNAELLRSNGELERFAVVTSHDLRSPLATLRGLLSHLLESGADLDDDSVRQLLDAADGLTAKMAASVDGLLSLARVERGPLELQTVDLASLVQETTVALEPEIRGAEADIRVHDLPQVEGDPRLLGLLLQNLLANALRMRHPDRPLVIDLTAARNATSWQISVSDTGQGFGPGEREALFEPFVRGGNGGAIGIGLATCRRIVERHGGSFSAEGDGEGARFVFTLPAT, from the coding sequence ATGGCCAGGTTCGATGGCCCGGAGGCGACGCCCGGGAACCCACCGGACGTGCTCGACCGCGAGCATCCGCTCGCCGATCCCGAGGCCATCCAGGCGCTGCTGGCCCGGCTGCCCGACGTCGCGGTGCTCGCCTACGACCGGGACCTGCGGTTCACGGCTGCCGGCGGGCCGGGGCTCGAGGCGCAGGGCTGGGACCCGGCGGAGCTGCTCGGGCGACGTCTTGAAGAGCTCGTGAGCCCCAACGACGAACTGGCTGTCCGCTACCGGGCCGCCCTGGCCGGCGAGACGCAGAGCTTCCACTACCACGGCGTGCGGCGCCCCGAGCGCACCAACGCCGTCGACATCGTCCCTCTGCGAGGTGCGGGCGGCGAGGTCATCGGCGGGCTGGTCGTCGCCCGCGACGTCACCGACGAACTCGAACGCATGGCCGCACTGACCCGCAGCGAGCAGCGCCTGCGACAGTTGACCGAGACGGCCGGCGACATGCTCGCGCTGTACGACCTCGACGGCATCTATCTCGAGGTGTCCCCGGCCAGCGAGGAGCTGTTCGGCTGGAGGCCGGAGCAGCTCGTCGGCACGCCCTCGTACGACCTGTTCCATCCCGATGACGTGGCGGCGATCCGCGCCGTCCACGACGCCGTGCTGGCCGGGCCGCGCGGCGGCACGGCGACCTACCGGCTGCGCTGCGCCGACGGCAGCTACCGGTGGGTCGAGGTGCGCGGCCGCACCGTGCCGGACCCGCAGACCGGCGAGCCGGCCGCCATCCAGTGCACCACCCGCGACATCAGCGACCGCCGCGAGGCCGAGGACCGGCTGCAGGAGTCGGAGGCGAGGTTCCGCGCCGCGCTGGCCAACGCGCCCATCGGCATGGCACTGGTCGGGCTCGACGGCCGCTTCCTCGAGGTCAACGACGCGCTGTGCCGCATCGTCGGCCGGGGCACCGAGGAACTGCTCGCCACCGACTTCCAGTCCATCACGCACCCCGACGACCTCGAGGCCGACCTCAGCCTGCTCGAGGAGGTCATCGCGGGGCGGCGCCTGGACTACGAGATGGAGAAGCGCTACCTGCGCGGCGACGGCACGTATGTGCCGTGCGAGCTGCACGTGGCGGTGATCCGCAGCCCCGACGGCCGGCCGACCCACGTCATCGGGCAGGTGGTGGACATCAGCGAACGCAAGGCCGTGGAGTCGCAGCTGCGCGATCTCAACGCCGAACTGCTGCGCAGCAACGGCGAGTTGGAGCGCTTCGCGGTGGTGACCTCACACGACCTGCGCAGCCCGTTGGCGACGCTGCGCGGACTCCTGTCGCACCTGCTCGAATCCGGGGCGGACCTCGATGACGACTCCGTCCGGCAGTTGCTGGACGCCGCGGACGGCCTGACCGCCAAGATGGCCGCGTCCGTGGACGGGCTGCTCTCGCTGGCGCGGGTCGAGCGCGGCCCGCTGGAGCTGCAAACGGTCGACCTCGCTTCGCTGGTGCAGGAGACGACGGTGGCGCTCGAACCCGAGATCCGCGGCGCGGAGGCCGACATCCGCGTGCACGACCTGCCACAGGTCGAGGGCGATCCGCGTTTGCTCGGACTGCTGCTGCAGAACCTGCTCGCCAACGCGCTGAGGATGCGGCACCCGGACCGACCACTGGTGATCGACCTGACCGCCGCTCGGAACGCGACGAGCTGGCAGATCTCGGTCAGCGACACCGGACAGGGGTTCGGTCCCGGGGAACGCGAGGCGCTCTTCGAGCCGTTCGTTCGGGGTGGGAACGGCGGTGCGATCGGGATCGGGTTGGCGACCTGCCGCCGGATCGTGGAGCGCCACGGCGGCTCGTTCTCGGCCGAGGGCGACGGCGAGGGGGCGCGGTTCGTGTTCACCCTGCCGGCGACCTGA
- a CDS encoding response regulator transcription factor, giving the protein MAHTVVIVDDHEVVRQGLRRALERVATDCEVVGEAGTVAEARTVVAATDPDVAILDVVLPDGDGIQLCRELRASHPNTACLLLTSFPDPRGLLSAALAGAGAYLGKDSRAADLAETVALLAKGGTLLPPDTVPELLDKVTGTVDEDPRVATLTDQERRVFELIGQGLSNRQIAERLFLAERTVKNYTTRLLDKLQMERRTEAAALAARLAERRAQSSARQPPSTSNTP; this is encoded by the coding sequence ATGGCGCACACGGTCGTGATCGTCGACGACCACGAGGTGGTCCGGCAGGGACTGCGGCGTGCGCTCGAGCGCGTCGCCACGGACTGCGAGGTGGTCGGCGAGGCCGGGACGGTCGCCGAGGCCCGCACGGTCGTGGCCGCGACCGACCCCGACGTCGCGATCCTCGACGTGGTCCTGCCCGACGGGGACGGGATCCAGTTGTGCCGCGAACTGCGCGCCAGCCATCCCAACACCGCCTGCCTGCTGCTGACCTCGTTCCCGGACCCGCGCGGGCTGCTGTCCGCCGCGCTCGCCGGCGCCGGCGCCTACCTCGGCAAGGACAGCCGCGCCGCGGACCTGGCCGAGACCGTCGCGCTGCTGGCCAAGGGCGGCACCCTGCTGCCGCCCGACACCGTCCCGGAGCTGCTCGACAAGGTCACCGGCACCGTCGACGAGGATCCGCGTGTCGCCACCCTGACCGACCAGGAGCGGCGGGTGTTCGAGCTCATCGGCCAGGGGCTGTCCAACCGGCAGATCGCCGAGCGGCTCTTCCTCGCGGAGCGGACGGTCAAGAACTACACGACGCGGCTGCTCGACAAGCTCCAGATGGAGCGCCGCACGGAGGCTGCCGCCCTGGCGGCCCGCCTGGCCGAACGGCGCGCCCAGAGTTCGGCCCGGCAGCCGCCGAGCACGTCCAACACGCCCTGA
- a CDS encoding histidine kinase, whose protein sequence is MPAQPREPDASWPRNNGAGTPGDPAAPPVDLLDSVQQRLFVVALGLNGVRNTVRDGTVAEELDRLEALIDDVIRDVRAGSAR, encoded by the coding sequence ATGCCCGCCCAACCCCGCGAACCCGACGCCAGCTGGCCCCGCAACAACGGTGCCGGCACTCCGGGCGATCCAGCCGCCCCACCCGTCGATCTGCTCGACAGCGTCCAACAGCGCCTTTTCGTCGTGGCGTTGGGGCTGAACGGCGTGCGCAACACCGTTCGGGATGGCACGGTTGCGGAAGAGCTCGATCGGCTCGAGGCATTGATCGACGACGTGATCCGAGACGTGCGTGCCGGCTCGGCGCGCTGA
- a CDS encoding nuclease-related domain-containing protein, with product MDAHDDWAIRIEQRYLHNEAGAGAREKEREHAAGKSRGRRLVERLLDTRSDERSWRRGAEGEERVAAVLAGLGERWAVVHDLTIGRRGANLDHLVIGPAGVFVLNTKNLTGTVTVHERSVRQNGHRTGSVPGLLREVEAVRDRLSAAVGRPVQPWGALVLMGCRIEVRKPLAGIAVLTPPHLAGWLTSLPDDVLSGGQVLELERAARTPQTWLPPKAAAASRSPAPAPPAASPAVTGPPSPTTAATTPAASLSAGSAVPAAPPAPAAAAPSPPPTADGRAVTVRRWRRFGKDRLYANGADGLRLGYLEVATGEIVLEVADPTGLITAQLRASHRALGAAATLKARTDSVAGARVGRGHTRRIERQLPGGSGDGGVRGDHRSR from the coding sequence GTGGACGCGCACGACGACTGGGCCATCCGCATCGAGCAGCGCTACCTGCACAACGAGGCCGGCGCCGGCGCCCGCGAGAAGGAGCGGGAACACGCGGCCGGCAAGAGTCGCGGGCGACGGCTCGTCGAACGGCTGCTGGACACCCGCAGCGACGAGCGCAGCTGGCGCCGCGGCGCGGAGGGCGAGGAACGGGTCGCGGCAGTACTGGCCGGGCTCGGTGAGCGCTGGGCCGTCGTTCACGACCTCACGATCGGGCGCCGGGGCGCGAACCTCGACCACCTCGTGATCGGACCCGCCGGGGTCTTCGTGCTGAACACGAAGAACCTGACCGGGACGGTCACGGTGCACGAGCGGTCGGTCCGCCAGAACGGCCACCGGACCGGCTCCGTGCCCGGCCTGCTCCGCGAGGTCGAGGCGGTGCGGGACCGGCTGTCGGCGGCGGTCGGCCGGCCGGTGCAGCCGTGGGGCGCGCTCGTGTTGATGGGCTGCCGGATCGAGGTGAGGAAGCCGCTCGCCGGCATCGCGGTGCTGACACCACCACATCTGGCGGGGTGGTTGACGTCCCTGCCGGACGACGTGCTGAGCGGCGGGCAGGTGCTGGAACTGGAGCGGGCGGCGCGGACTCCGCAGACATGGCTGCCACCGAAGGCCGCGGCTGCGTCGAGGTCACCAGCACCAGCGCCGCCGGCCGCCTCGCCGGCGGTCACCGGTCCGCCATCACCGACAACTGCGGCCACGACCCCCGCTGCCTCGCTGTCGGCCGGCTCGGCGGTCCCCGCCGCTCCCCCAGCACCCGCCGCTGCGGCGCCGTCGCCTCCGCCGACCGCCGACGGCCGCGCGGTGACGGTCCGCCGGTGGCGCCGCTTTGGCAAGGACCGTCTCTACGCCAACGGTGCCGACGGGCTGCGGCTGGGCTACCTCGAGGTGGCGACCGGCGAGATCGTGCTGGAGGTCGCCGACCCGACCGGCCTGATCACGGCGCAGCTGCGTGCGAGCCATCGGGCCCTTGGCGCCGCAGCCACTCTGAAGGCCCGCACGGACAGCGTTGCCGGCGCACGGGTCGGGCGGGGCCATACTCGCCGCATCGAGCGACAACTACCGGGCGGTTCGGGTGATGGCGGCGTACGTGGCGATCATCGTTCCCGGTGA
- a CDS encoding TIGR00725 family protein → MAAYVAIIVPGDGATEDDRADAREAGRRLAEAGHTIVTGGLGGVMEAAAEGAATVGGISVGLLPGMDRHDGAAAHTVLVPTGMGELRNGLVIRTADAVLCIGGSWGSLSEVALAVRTGRPVVALRGWPLPGDSVRTVPNVEAAVQAVLERLSSSGR, encoded by the coding sequence ATGGCGGCGTACGTGGCGATCATCGTTCCCGGTGACGGCGCGACCGAGGACGACCGCGCCGATGCCAGGGAGGCGGGACGGCGCTTGGCCGAGGCCGGACACACGATCGTCACCGGCGGGCTCGGCGGCGTCATGGAGGCTGCGGCCGAGGGGGCGGCGACGGTCGGCGGCATCTCCGTCGGGCTGCTGCCGGGCATGGACCGGCACGACGGAGCGGCGGCCCACACCGTGCTGGTGCCGACCGGGATGGGCGAGCTCCGCAACGGGCTCGTGATCCGTACGGCGGACGCGGTGCTGTGCATCGGCGGCAGCTGGGGGTCGTTGAGCGAGGTGGCGCTGGCGGTGCGGACCGGCCGACCCGTGGTGGCGCTGCGCGGCTGGCCACTGCCGGGCGATTCGGTCAGGACCGTCCCGAACGTGGAAGCCGCGGTGCAGGCCGTCCTCGAGCGGCTGTCGTCGAGCGGGCGCTAG
- a CDS encoding winged helix DNA-binding domain-containing protein, with protein sequence MRLSARRLNRATLARQLLLRREARPVADAVRRVVALQAQEPASPYVALWNRLADFQPADLDAAFARTAVVKATLMRITLHAVHADDYTTFHEAMLRNLRASRLNDRRFTSTGLSIADADALLPHLVAFATEPRTKRDIEAMLAEHLGAPPERGVWWALRTFAPLLHAPTGKPWSFGREPTFVAAPAAPPRPTPAEALRGLIRRYLEGFGPASAEDVAQFAMQRRTVVREAMQAMADELVVHEGPDGKPLHDLPDAPLPDEDTPAPPRLLGMWDSILLAYADRGRVLPDEYRQTVLRRNGDVLPTVLVDGHVRGVWRPVDDGIEVLPFHRLPDDAWEALTAEARGLLTLFADRDPQAYARYGHWWSKLPAAGTRVIGR encoded by the coding sequence ATGCGGCTCTCCGCGCGGCGGTTGAACCGGGCCACGTTGGCCCGGCAGTTGCTGTTGCGTCGGGAAGCCCGGCCAGTTGCCGACGCGGTCCGGCGGGTCGTCGCCCTGCAGGCCCAGGAGCCGGCATCGCCGTACGTCGCGCTGTGGAACCGGCTCGCCGACTTCCAGCCGGCCGACCTCGACGCCGCCTTCGCGCGCACCGCCGTGGTCAAGGCCACGCTCATGCGCATCACGCTGCACGCGGTCCACGCCGACGACTACACGACCTTCCACGAGGCGATGCTGCGCAACCTGCGGGCATCGCGGCTCAACGACCGCCGCTTCACCTCGACGGGCCTGTCCATCGCGGATGCCGACGCCCTGCTCCCGCACCTGGTCGCGTTCGCCACCGAGCCACGCACGAAACGCGACATCGAGGCGATGCTCGCCGAGCACCTCGGCGCGCCCCCGGAGCGCGGCGTGTGGTGGGCGCTGAGAACCTTCGCGCCGCTGCTCCACGCGCCTACCGGCAAGCCGTGGTCGTTCGGTCGCGAGCCGACCTTCGTCGCCGCACCCGCGGCGCCACCGCGCCCCACCCCGGCGGAGGCGCTGCGCGGGCTGATCCGGCGCTACCTCGAGGGCTTCGGGCCGGCCTCGGCCGAGGACGTCGCCCAGTTCGCGATGCAGCGGCGCACCGTCGTCCGCGAGGCCATGCAGGCCATGGCCGACGAACTGGTCGTCCACGAGGGGCCCGACGGCAAGCCGCTTCACGACCTGCCGGACGCGCCGCTCCCGGACGAGGACACGCCGGCGCCGCCGCGGCTGCTCGGCATGTGGGACAGCATCCTGCTCGCCTACGCCGACCGCGGCCGCGTGCTGCCGGACGAATACCGGCAGACCGTGCTGCGCCGCAACGGCGACGTACTGCCCACCGTGCTGGTCGACGGCCACGTCCGCGGCGTCTGGCGGCCGGTCGACGACGGCATCGAGGTATTGCCGTTCCACCGCCTGCCCGACGACGCGTGGGAGGCGCTCACCGCCGAGGCACGCGGCCTCCTCACGCTGTTCGCCGATCGCGATCCGCAGGCCTATGCCCGCTACGGCCACTGGTGGTCGAAGCTGCCGGCGGCCGGAACCCGCGTCATCGGCCGCTAG
- a CDS encoding serine/threonine-protein kinase, whose translation MSDVLDSERRSAGPRVLREHLQATLRDLDPETIGPYRLLGRLGQGGMGVVYLGVANDRPVAVKRMHPHLAHDDGFLARFAREARLAQTVEGQFTADVVALDLTDNPPWIASEYVPGITLARHVAEHGCLDGEELAAFALAVAEALCGIHAAEVIHRDLTPGNVLLTGAGPRVVDFGIAACRDGTAITTTGQAMGTPGAVAPEVVRGNRATAAADVFAWGALVCFAATGANPYGAGTPEQLLYRLLEGSPDVPELDEPLRALVRAALSDDPARRPTAGGIVTELSGASEAVSATPVTDLVTHRWTITPELTTVAIGALPRRGRTGPAVATVAALLALGAVTAYSFDLVSLEAVRAVGQAVEPVDGETSAADVRVDRVAGVDLEGTAPSPSSGSAPLRPEQAGTPSQADAEQAAEPPGSNEQPSTSPGEGVAEGRLHAASANLAALLPMLHDEVDRRVIEGRERETAVLVSKLSTPVWAATSSR comes from the coding sequence ATGTCTGACGTCTTGGACAGCGAGAGGCGCAGCGCCGGCCCACGGGTGCTCCGAGAACACCTGCAGGCGACGTTGCGCGATCTCGACCCCGAAACGATCGGCCCGTACCGACTGCTGGGACGGCTCGGGCAGGGCGGCATGGGCGTCGTCTACCTCGGTGTAGCGAACGACCGCCCTGTTGCGGTGAAGCGCATGCATCCGCACCTGGCCCATGACGACGGCTTCCTCGCCAGATTCGCGCGGGAAGCGCGCCTCGCCCAGACGGTCGAGGGCCAGTTCACGGCCGACGTGGTGGCGCTCGACCTGACCGACAACCCGCCGTGGATCGCCTCCGAGTACGTCCCGGGGATCACGCTCGCCCGCCACGTCGCCGAGCATGGTTGCCTGGATGGTGAGGAGCTGGCCGCGTTCGCCCTGGCGGTCGCAGAGGCGCTGTGCGGCATCCATGCCGCCGAGGTCATCCACCGCGACCTCACACCCGGGAACGTGCTGCTGACGGGGGCCGGCCCCCGAGTCGTGGATTTCGGTATCGCCGCCTGTCGCGACGGCACGGCCATCACCACGACCGGGCAAGCGATGGGAACGCCGGGCGCCGTCGCTCCGGAGGTCGTTCGGGGGAATCGCGCGACCGCAGCGGCGGACGTGTTCGCGTGGGGCGCGCTGGTCTGTTTCGCCGCCACGGGCGCGAACCCATACGGAGCTGGTACGCCCGAGCAGTTGCTCTACCGGCTCCTCGAGGGATCACCCGACGTTCCAGAGTTGGACGAGCCACTGCGTGCACTGGTTCGCGCCGCTCTGAGTGACGACCCGGCCCGTCGGCCAACGGCCGGCGGAATCGTCACCGAGCTCAGCGGTGCGAGCGAGGCGGTTTCGGCGACGCCGGTCACCGACCTCGTCACGCACCGATGGACCATTACGCCCGAGCTGACCACGGTCGCCATCGGCGCACTTCCGCGACGCGGCCGGACGGGGCCGGCCGTGGCGACCGTGGCCGCCCTCCTGGCACTCGGTGCCGTTACGGCCTACTCCTTCGATCTCGTGTCGCTGGAGGCGGTACGTGCCGTCGGTCAAGCCGTCGAGCCGGTCGATGGGGAGACGTCGGCGGCCGACGTGCGCGTCGATCGCGTGGCGGGTGTCGACCTCGAGGGCACGGCGCCGTCGCCCTCGTCCGGGTCTGCTCCGTTGCGGCCGGAGCAGGCAGGGACGCCGTCGCAGGCGGATGCCGAGCAGGCAGCCGAGCCGCCGGGGTCGAACGAGCAGCCGTCGACCTCCCCAGGCGAAGGCGTAGCGGAGGGCCGACTGCATGCGGCGTCCGCCAATCTCGCCGCGCTGCTGCCCATGCTGCACGACGAGGTGGACCGCCGGGTCATCGAAGGGCGGGAGCGGGAGACGGCCGTACTTGTGTCCAAGCTCTCCACGCCCGTGTGGGCGGCGACGAGTTCACGGTGA